The genomic window ATTATTGTTCCACTCGTAACGGCAAGTCCGACCCTTGTCTCCCTCATCTCCCATTCTCCAGTCGTTGTTCTGCACTTGGAAATCTACTGTGTTCCAGCCCATGTGGATGGGAGCGAAGGCCACTGTAAGGGAAGCGATCCAAATAACCAGAATCACTGCTGCAGCTCGTGCTGGTGTAAGCCTCGTTGTGTAGCTGAGTGGCGCAGAAATAGCCATGTAACGATCTACACTGATGGCGAGCAACGTGAAGATCGAAGCGGTGCCTAATGTCACATCTGCAGAGAGATAGATGTTGCAAACGGTGCCCCCTAATGGCCAGCGACCGTTGTGCAGCTCTAATGTGGCACTGAGAGGAAGCACAAGCAGGCCGACTAGCAGATCCGTCACAGCAAGAGCAACCACAAAGCAGCTGCTGATACGGTGAAGACGGCGACTCGTACAAACCGCTAAACACACCAACACGTTTCCAGCGACGGTGAATGCGATGAACATCACAAGGACCAACCAACGGAAATACATGGAGACCATGACTCCCTGCAGTCAACGCTGAACGCTTGCCTTCATCGACAATGTGCTGGAATCAGAATCAGgctgaaaatgatttaaatacaagacaataaatattgtgtacACAGGAACTTTgtagaatatttacatttacagcatttagcagacactcttatccagagtgacttacatttttttatttcagtttatacacctgagcaattgagggttaagggccttgctcaggggacctgcagtggcaacttggtggacctgggattcgaaccagtgaccttccgatcagtagtcgaacacttTAACCAgcgagctaccacatcccaatatCAGATATGTTACTAGCCGTAACAGTGCAATCAGTCCAACATGATCTTCATGGCTGTATTTGAGATTATGAGATTTTATAAAAGacatagtagtagtagtagtagtagtagtagtagtagcctttattgtcactagtcacaggtaccagcgaaattagagatcaacctgcccatacatacaatactgtacatacaatacaggggaggacaggacaggaagacaggggattgaaaagaaatacagcataacatgagggaagggaggagaaaaaaacaacaacccccagactatgctccggtggggagtacagtgtgggaacaggaaaaaaacacctcagcaacataagcacataatcagtacgccataaacacatgacttgcaacagggaggggagtggggggtggggggtggaggtaattaagcacaggcaagcagccatcaggtcctgcggcctttatcttcggcgctggtcacagacccgcttgtcagacatTTGATGTTTGTTTAAGATGATGGAAGGAGGCTCTAGTGTTCTGCtttgcagaggtgggagtaagtcacaagtaagtctcaagtcatgaatgtcaagtcaaagtcaagtcgagtctttttgtaatatttgtcaagcaagtctcaagtctcaaatatgcgacttaagtctgactcgagtcaagtcatatgactcgagtccccatctctgagtcatttaactcaagtccgagtcaagtttCAAGTCTTGAATGTCAAGTCacagtcaagtcgagtctttttgtaatatttgtcaagcaagtctcaagtctcaaacaTGCGACTTAattctgactcgagtcaagtcatatgacccgagtcccccatctctgctactTTGTAAACTccagaaaaaaatctgtaactGAAGGATTTCCAACATTTTCAGGAACAAGGACTTAAGTATCATgaagctgcatttatttttctctgaaTAATTTGCAAAAGTGTTGGAGGGAAAGATAAAGTACGAAGTGTCTCTCTTTAAGAAACGGAAACACACTTTTGGaataaatcacacatttaaatgattcGACAGAAATGTACTGTACGAGCAGGTTATGAATTCATCCTGGGCATAGTGATCATGTGATCTTTGCAGTataatgccaaaaaaaaaaaagaataaagaatctTCTGGCAGATAAGCTTGTAAGATTGTAAGAGGGCAAAAATGTTAATGAATGCACTTTCTCCTGATGTGTTGCAGCACTGCTTCTTCTGGAAGGTCACCAAAGGAAATGAGTTGCAAACCGAGCTTTCGTCTTCCCGAACCATGCGTCATGCTGCGACCGCTCAGGCTTACAAAACAACGGCGCAGATGAGAAAATTCCTGCTGCACGTTTTTAACACATTACATTAACGAGCGCCGTGCATTCGGATTTCCTGCAGCTTTAATGGAAATCCGTGTTCAAGGACATTTGATCCGAGTTAGCAAACCTTTTTCCTCAGATTGTTTCCTCAAACCATTATCTTAATGATTTTTAGAATATTTCCTTAACTGAGTTGCTTAATGTTGCTGCAGTAGGAGAAGTTGAGACACATATGACCGGGATGACGACGGTGGCAGCTATTAAGATGGATGGGAGGAGGACCGGGCCGCTAAGAGCCACTCCATCACACGCTGAGACAGCGAGCGTAATGAGATCAGAACTTCAATGAgattacacacagacagttatacACTGATACGGGCTTCGGTAAACATCACTTCTAAACACATTTACTTCACCGGGGCATGAATTGCAAATCACAGCATGCTATTAGGCCTAGATGTGACACCTTATTTTCCAATTGCACCAGAATTACATATTAAAAGTGTGAGAATGTCTAGTATCATAtccgctcactcactcactcatcttctaccgcttatccgaactacctcgggtcacggggagcctgtgcctatctcaggcgtcatcgggcatcaaggcaggatacaccctggacggagtgccaacccatcgcagggcacacacacactctcattcactcacacaatcacacactatggacaattttccagagatgccaatcaacctatcatgcatgtctttggaccgggggaggaaacccccgaggcacggggagaacatgcaaactccacacacacaaagtggaggcgggaatcgaacccccgaccctggaggtgtgaggcgaacgtgctaaccactaagccaccgtgcccccctagtatCATAGCCAAAAAAAGGCAATTATTGAACAATAGTGTTCCGTAAACAGTTTGTTCGACATCATATAGTTTCTTATTgattagtacacacacacacacacacacacacacaaaccaaaacaTGACCTAAATATTACCTCTGTTTATGCTGATAGATAAGGtacaagggtgccaatatttttgcaCCCCAATGAAGGTACAGCTACAAAACTGACTAAAACTTCACTGTATTGCATtcagtcatgttacagagagagaaactgcatgttattttaggaaaaaaaaccccagaacaATTTCATCTCCATCTGCTGCTATCAGCCTCATGGCGTGCGATGCGAACCTCTCGCCTCCGTCTGCAGAGTCAGGAGTGATTTCGGGTCTTTCAGCTTCCTCCCCGCCTGCAGATTTAAGATCAACCGCAGAGTTTACACATGCTTCACACACATCGTTCGTCTCAGCACGAGACGTGGTTTTAAATTCACGCTGAAACGAGGCCTCGTCTGCGCCGGCCAACGCCGCTCGCTTATTTACGCTCCCCATAAAACCTGACAGGTTCCTGCATCTCGGAAtctcaatataatataatataatataccataatataatacaaaaccgGCTTATTTTCTGCATGCTGGTAAAAATGCGAAGGAACCCATTTAAGGCTGCAGCAAAAAGAAACAGATATTTGAGTCGATATCTTCAAGAAGCTTCTGGATACCGGCTGAAACTCTGACCTTCTCTAGaagctttcatttaaaaaaaaaaaaaaaaatcctccagatTTATAGGACATTAAACCACAGACTCCGGCGCTGAGTTCTGGATGGTGATTGGACGTCAGGGTTTAACGAATAAGAACtcatcgtttccatagtaacagctcattcactggATGCTCCGCATTAACAGAttaattctttgtttttctcaaacGAGTCTCCAGGGTCAGAAGAGTTTACTTGACTCAG from Tachysurus vachellii isolate PV-2020 chromosome 20, HZAU_Pvac_v1, whole genome shotgun sequence includes these protein-coding regions:
- the hrh2b gene encoding histamine receptor H2b, yielding MVSMYFRWLVLVMFIAFTVAGNVLVCLAVCTSRRLHRISSCFVVALAVTDLLVGLLVLPLSATLELHNGRWPLGGTVCNIYLSADVTLGTASIFTLLAISVDRYMAISAPLSYTTRLTPARAAAVILVIWIASLTVAFAPIHMGWNTVDFQVQNNDWRMGDEGDKGRTCRYEWNNNYVLLVAFCIYFFPLLLMCGMYHRIFSMAREQVRRIRAATPSGTRSSTCLRGATLREHKATVTLAAVLGVFIVCWLPYIVFFTCMGLRHETEPPQVAHSIVLWLGYFNSALNPILYPALNRDFRHAYGHLLHCRKPHKNVQQNPRKRKKHLF